In Brachypodium distachyon strain Bd21 chromosome 2, Brachypodium_distachyon_v3.0, whole genome shotgun sequence, one genomic interval encodes:
- the LOC106866174 gene encoding uncharacterized protein LOC106866174: protein MSALIPPPPAFPPPQIMVPAAYGGADGTTAAKGSYGPVIAMLAVLAVLAAAAVAVGRLCFGRRGLGQAGGGGGHDLEAWVERKCGTCVGAGMFSSTGPAAAAGVEEGDAAAAVQPPEGEEGTERGEGSGSGGAS, encoded by the coding sequence ATGTCGGCTCTTatccccccgccgccggcattcccgccgccgcagatAATGGTGCCGGCGGCGTACGGCGGGGCCGATGGAacgacggcggcgaagggATCGTACGGCCCGGTGATCGCAATGCTAGCCGTCCTCGccgtgctggcggcggcggccgtggccgtgggGCGGCTCTGCTTCGGGCGCCGCGGGCTTGGccaggcaggcggcggcggcggacacgACTTGGAGGCCTGGGTGGAGCGCAAGTGCGGGACGTgcgtcggcgccggcatgTTCTCCTCCACCGGGcctgccgcggccgccggcgtggaAGAAGGTGACGCCGCGGCAGCAGTGCAGCCGCCTGAAGGTGAAGAAGGAACGGAGCGAGGGGAGGGCAGTGGCAGTGGCGGTGCGTCGTGA
- the LOC100827150 gene encoding zinc finger CCCH domain-containing protein 62: MATAAATRADLPPAEDDPLEGEESEEEEEVESDDGSDAASLADLCDEGSDEDPSFDPAADSGPEGEAKLWSGMGRLSISARKERKGSMAPKMGKEDTDLLVMVDKLMRDGQSEKLKVYECKAYLRMHKLRLSGKREVLLCRIREHIEVKNNGAVKYPVSSFVLNCKGDACKGDVVIFEQNIYKRKKGAPRGRGDRGRLCGQRTLCGKRTNAGRIIKESYGTAKQQHTFTIEILWSEGYKPWPPLHPLLIKGRNLYKDKTMRQPWPDEQKRSRVLQEKHARGFIARKSRDVRIHDKEIEKMRRFNRIKENRSKGKEDINQKSSQKPVSTNTVCQRSDEGRIPSLQHGEPGNTMQHHISSKQNPANHLVNQQFPCWQHYNEVLPQEGAMRTSRPESIEHQVPSVQQGEPEKTRQQQILSRPAPAQQIFKHPQQQNNHRPDPAQQMFKPPQEHGNGQQHNLQQGTTKSFSILGQAPGIHLGGPGNARQLQKSPKPTPVRQIMNQAQPPNYQHRNEVILEEAAKKTCRVDSVDHRNGTYHNTDSVKAPCVQHGVSGNAWQQQKSSKPTPIDQIKNLPQSPVHQYQRGVLRQEVTKRTYRVESIAHQNNTYQNTEYHEPAFQPQGAKQQQHKQSDHQRLQPLRPKNQDFSSRNQGEDYHRRRQMTQEQHHTEQRHHWNQYGRRQMAQDQYQPQQIHHQNQQDSWSMNQNHFPHDYQNYQYAQQVPRLKLCRYYQQNLWCPYQENCKFSHGS; the protein is encoded by the exons atggccaccgccgctgcaACCCGCGCCGACCTACCGCCGGCGGAGGATGACCCGCTCGAGGGAGAGGAatcggaagaggaggaggaggtggagagcGACGATGGGTCGGATGCTGCGAGCCTCGCCGACCTCTGCGACGAGGGCTCCGACGAGGACCCCTCCTtcgaccccgccgccgacagCGGTCCGGAGGGGGAGGCCAAGCTGTGGTCCGGGATGGGCCGGCTGTCCATCTCCGCGCGCAAGGAAAG GAAAGGATCCATGGCGCCAAAGATGGGAAAGGAGGATACTGATCTTTTGGTCATGGTGGACAAGCTGATGCGGG ATGGTCAGTCGGAGAAATTAAAGGTGTATGAATGCAAAGCATACTTGAGGATGCACAAGTTGAGATTGTCAGGCAAGAGGGAAGTGCTTCTATGTCGCATCAGAGAGCATATCGA GGTCAAAAATAATGGAGCGGTGAAATATCCAGTGTCAAGCTTTGTACTGAACTGTAAAG GTGATGCATGCAAAGGTGACGTCGTGATTTTTGAGCAAAATATTTACAAAAG GAAAAAGGGAGCTCCTCGTGGTCGTGGAGACAGGGGTCGTCTATGTGGTCAGAGGACTCTATGTGGTAAGAGGACGAATGCAGGTCGAATAATCAAAGAAAGCTATGGCACTGCGAAGCAACAACATACATTCACT ATTGAGATTCTTTGGAGTGAAGGGTACAAACCATGGCCTCCCCTACATCCTCTCCTCATAAAGGGCAGAAATCTTTACAAGGATAAGACCATGAGACAG CCATGGCCTGATGAACAGAAAAGGAGCAGAGTCCTACAAGAAAAACATGCAAGAGGGTTCATTGCACGTAAGTCAAGGGATGTCAGGATTCATGACAAAGAGATAGAAAAGATGAGGAGATTTAATAG GATTAAAGAGAACAGGAGCAAAGGGAAAGAGGACATAAATCAAAAATCATCTCAAAAGCCTGTGTCCACCAATACTGTTTGTCAAAG ATCCGATGAAGGGAGAATTCCTTCCCTGCAGCATGGCGAACCTGGGAACACAATGCAGCACCATATATCTTCAAAGCAAAATCCTGCCAATCATTTGGTGAATCAACAATTCCCCTGTTGGCAACACTACAATGAAGTGCTTCCACAGGAGGGTGCAATGAGAACTTCCAGGCCAGAGTCCATCGAGCATCAGgttccttccgtccaacaggGCGAACCAGAGAAAACAAGGCAACAGCAGATATTGTCAAGGCCTGCTCCTGCACAGCAAATTTTCAAGCACCCGCAGCAACAAAACAATCATAGGCCTGATCCTGCACAGCAAATGTTCAAGCCCCCACAGGAACACGGCAATGGTCAGCAACACAACCTGCAGCAGGGTACAACAAAATCATTCAGCATACTTGGTCAAGCTCCTGGGATTCATCTTGGAGGACCAGGGAACGCAAGGCAGCTGCAGAAATCTCCAAAGCCAACTCCTGTGCGGCAGATCATGAACCAGGCACAGCCCCCCAACTATCAACACCGCAATGAAGTGATTTTAGAGGAAGCTGCAAAGAAAACTTGCAGAGTAGATTCTGTTGATCATCGGAATGGCACTTACCATAACACAGACTCTGTTAAAGCCCCTTGCGTTCAACATGGGGTGTCAGGAAATGCATGGCAGCAGCAGAAATCTTCAAAGCCTACCCCTATAGACCAGATCAAAAACCTGCCGCAGTCCCCAGTACATCAATACCAGAGAGGAGTTCTTCGGCAGGAGGTTACAAAGAGAACTTATAGGGTAGAGTCCATTGCTCATCAGAATAACACTTACCAAAACACAGAGTATCATGAACCAGCATTTCAGCCTCAAGGAGCGAAACAACAGCAACACAAGCAATCCGATCACCAACGACTTCAGCCCCTCAGGCCAAAAAATCAGGATTTCTCCTCGAGAAACCAAGGTGAGGATTATCATCGTCGCAGGCAAATGACTCAAGAGCAACACCATACTGAACAGAGGCATCATTGGAATCAGTATGGTCGCAGGCAGATGGCTCAGGACCAATATCAGCCCCAACAGATCCATCATCAGAACCAACAGGATAGCTGGAGCATGAACCAAAACCATTTCCCCCATGATTATCAGAATTACCAGTATGCCCAACAGGTTCCACGACTGAAGCTATGCCGCTACTATCAACAAAATTTGTGGTGTCCCTACCAAGAAAACTGCAAGTTTTCCCATGGCAGTTGA